The Gadus macrocephalus chromosome 13, ASM3116895v1 genome includes a window with the following:
- the hyal2a gene encoding hyaluronidase-2, translating into MLRAQADLKTLLPIILLLDCLWALDLKTTRWPLFPQKPVLLAWNAPTEDCAPRHGVHFQLGQFQIVASPNEAFVKQNLTIFYKDRLGLYPYYQEDGTAVNGGLPQVASLKEHLDKMPEGVQKYIREKQAMGLAVIDWEEWRPLWIRNWENKDVYRSRSRQLLVQKNPASPTEEVGRAALKEFEMSAHSFMLETLKLAKSLRPNQLWGFYLFPDCYNHDYRRTLENYTGRCPDVEEVRNDRLNWLWTESTALFPSIYMSSVLKSSASGRQFVRNRVKEGMRLASSGDGLARPVFVYARPTYSNSLELLTETDLVSTIGESVALGAAGVILWGEATYASSKVSCSSLNDYLRGQLGEYLLNVSTAAELCSQALCASRGRCQRRVPDADVYLHLDPLSHSIAAQGRKLAVTGELGDAERSAFQENFQCRCYKGYHGDGCNQQKGAARATVASAVVLVTPLLLATLLLG; encoded by the exons ATGTTGCGGGCCCAGGCGGATTTAAAAACACTGCTACCGATTATCCTACTGTTAGACTGCCTCTGGGCTTTGGACCTCAAGACCACGAGATGGCCACTCTTCCCTCAAAAGCCAGTGCTTCTGGCCTGGAACGCACCCACAGAGGACTGTGCCCCACGCCACGGCGTCCATTTTCAGTTGGGTCAGTTCCAGATTGTTGCCTCACCTAATGAGGCTTTTGTCAAACAGAACCTAACCATCTTCTATAAAGACCGCCTGGGCTTGTATCCATACTACCAGGAAGATGGTACTGCAGTGAATGGTGGGCTGCCCCAGGTAGCCAGTCTCAAAGAGCACCTGGATAAGATGCCAGAAGGTGTGCAGAAGTACATTCGCGAGAAACAAGCAATGGGCCTAGCTGTCATTGACTGGGAAGAGTGGCGCCCACTCTGGATACGGAACTGGGAAAACAAAGATGTGTACCGCAGTCGCTCCCGCCAGCTTTTGGTCCAAAAGAACCCCGCCTCGCCCACAGAAGAGGTGGGGCGGGCGGCTCTGAAGGAGTTTGAGATGTCCGCCCACAGTTTCATGCTGGAGACCCTGAAGCTGGCCAAATCCCTGAGGCCCAACCAGCTGTGGGGCTTTTACCTGTTCCCTGACTGCTACAACCACGACTACAGGCGCACTTTGGAGAACTACACCGGCCGCTGCCCAGACGTGGAGGAGGTTCGCAACGACAGGCTGAATTGGCTGTGGACGGAGAGCACGGCCCTCTTCCCCTCCATCTATATGAGCTCCGTGCTCAAGTCCTCCGCCTCCGGGAGGCAGTTTGTCCGGAACCGCGTGAAAGAGGGCATGCGTCTGGCGTCATCTGGAGATGGCCTGGCGCGGCCTGTTTTTGTTTACGCACGGCCCACCTACTCCAACTCTTTGGAGCTGTTGACGGAG ACAGATCTGGTGTCCACTATCGGGGAGAGTGTGGCGTTGGGAGCGGCCGGTGTCATCCTGTGGGGAGAGGCAACGTACGCAAGCAGTAAA GTCAGCTGCTCCAGCCTGAATGATTATTTGCGCGGTCAGTTGGGGGAATATTTGCTCAACGTCTCCACGGCAGCAGAGTTATGCAGCCAGGCCCTGTGTGCCTCTCGGGGCCGTTGCCAGCGCCGAGTGCCGGACGCCGACGTCTACCTGCACCTCGACccgctctctcactccatcgCCGCTCAGGGCAGGAAGCTGGCCGTCACCGGTGAGCTCGGCGACGCAGAGAGGAGCGCGTTCCAGGAGAATTTCCAGTGCCGCTGTTACAAAGGTTACCACGGTGATGGGTGTAATCAACAGAAGGGGGCGGCCCGGGCAACCGTGGCGTCGGCGGTGGTGCTGGTGACCCCCCTGCTTCTCGCCACTCTCCTTCTCGGCTAA
- the nprl2 gene encoding GATOR complex protein NPRL2 translates to MGMASRIECVFFSEFHPTLGPKITYQVPEEYISRELFDTVQVYIITKPELQNKLITVTAMGKKLIGCPVCIEHKKYSRNALLFNLGLVCDAQSKTCALEPIVKKLSGYLTTLELETGFISNEECKQKLLPIMSTLLEELNATGACTLPIDESNTIHLKLIEQRRDPPIVQEYDVPLGFNKDHFIKSQWDLTTQQILPYIDGFRHIQKISAEADVELNLVRIAVQNLLYYGVVTMVSIFQYSNVYCTTPIVQSLIDNKSIQEECLRYVTKQGQKQANLRDVFQLYCGLTPGTTVRDLCSRYSPQLQRVDERRLIQFGLMRGLIRRLQKYPVKVCRDEKSQPPRLYTGCHSYDEICCKTGMSYKELDERLENDPNIIVCWK, encoded by the exons ATGGGCATGGCGAGTCGTATAGAGTGCGTCTTCTTCAGTGAGTTTCACCCTACTCTCGGCCCAAAGATCACATACCAG GTGCCGGAGGAGTACATCTCTCGCGAGCTGTTCGACACTGTGCAGGTGTATATTATTACCAAGCCAGAACTACAGAACAAACTCATCACTGT GACTGCCATGGGGAAGAAGCTAATTGGGTGCCCGGTATGCATTGAACATAAAAAGTACAGCCGCAACGCTCTGCTCTTTAACCTGGGTCTTGTTTGTGATGCACAAAGTAAGACGTGTGCCCTGGAGCCCATAGTTAAGAAGCTCTCTGGGTACCTGACCACCCTGGAG CTGGAGACTGGCTTCATATCCAATGAGGAGTGCAAGCAGAAACTCCTTCCTATAATGTCCACGCTATTAGAAGAGCTCAACGCGACCGGAGCATGCACCTTACCTATAG ACGAGTCCAACACGATACACCTGAAGCTCATAGAGCAGAGGAGAGATCCACCGATAGTGCAGGAATATGATGTTCCATTGGGATTTAATAAAGACCACTTTATTAAATCCCAATGGGACCTGACCACGCAGCAG ATCCTGCCCTACATTGACGGGTTTCGACACATACAGAAAATCTCAGCTGAGGCAGATGTTGAGTTAAATCTCGTTCGCATAGCGGTTCAAAATCTCCT GTACTACGGTGTTGTCACCATGGTCTCAATATTCCAG TACTCCAATGTGTACTGCACAACCCCCATAGTCCAGAGCCTCATAGACAACAAGTCCATTCAGGAGGAGTGCCTGAGATACGTCACAAAGCAAG GTCAGAAGCAGGCCAATCTCAGAGACGTGTTTCAGCTGTACTGTGGTCTGACCCCCGGCACGACGGTTCGAGACCTTTGCTCTCGTTACTCACCCCAGCTTCAGAGAGTGGACGAGAG GAGGCTCATTCAGTTCGGCCTGATGAGGGGGCTGATACGAAGACTGCAGAAGTACCCTGTGAAGGTGTGTCGGGACGAGAAGAGCCAACCCCCACGGCTGTACACCGGCTGTCACAGTTATGATGAAATCTGCTGTAAAACAG GAATGAGCTACAAAGAACTGGATGAACGGCTTGAAAATGACCCGAACATCATTGTGTGCTGGAAGTag
- the tusc2a gene encoding tumor suppressor 2, mitochondrial calcium regulator a codes for MKMGGSTSKAKGVWPFSGSGVGGDSSSDVSEQSVARLKGSRSATPFVFTRRSSLYFDEDGDLAHEFYEETVVTKNGRRKSKLKRIQKNLIPQGVVRLDHPRIHADFPVILCEV; via the exons ATGAAGATGGGAGGAAGTACGTCCAAAGCCAAAGGCGTCTGGCCTTTCTCAGGCTCAGGGGTTGGAGGTGATTCATCCAGTGATGTTAGCGAACAGTCCGTGGCTCGACTCAAAGGCTCCAGAAGTGCCACACCTTTTGTATTCACGAGGAGAAG TTCCTTGTACTTCGATGAGGATGGAGATCTGGCACATGAGTTCTATGAAGAGACTGTTGTGACAAAAAATGGCAGGAGGAAGTCCAAGCTGAAGAGAATTCAGAAGAATCTCATTCCTCAG GGAGTTGTGAGGCTGGACCACCCCCGTATTCATGCAGACTTTCCTGTTATTCTCTGTGAAGTGTGA
- the LOC132470417 gene encoding ras association domain-containing protein 1-like isoform X2, producing the protein METVSMKSSATGSGKTTSFDKTWESSASSGYCSDDESQPELEQYFTARTSLGRKPQTEIKKDEPVESRKQEWSVAEVQHKVKEYNSLIHSNLFMNTNRDGSYTGFVKVQFKLARPVSVPPPRKGPARQEAGGKKATGVKRRTSFYLPKDTCKHLHISSHTSAREVIEALLKKFTVVDNPAKFALFERRERHEQVYLRKISDDERPLRLRLATGPDEKLLSFVLKENETGEVNWHAFSMPELKNFLRILQREEEEHVKQIMQRYTLARTRLQEALPGSSPG; encoded by the exons ATGGAAACAGTCAGTATGAAAAGCTCGGCGACCGGTTCAGGGAAGACCACGTCCTTCGACAAGACGTGGGAAAGCTCCGCCAGTAGCGGCTACTGCAGTGACGATGAGTCGCAGCCGGAGCTCGAGCAGTACTTTACAGCCCGAACGTCTCTAGGACGCAAACCACAGACAGAGATTAAGAAG GATGAACCGGTTGAATCGAGGAAACAGGAATGGTCCGTTGCAGAGGTTCAGCACAAGGTGAAGGAGTACAATTCTCTGATCCACAGCAACCTGTTCATGAACACA AACCGAGATGGTTCCTACACCGGCTTCGTGAAGGTGCAGTTCAAGCTGGCTCGCCCCGTCTCGGTCCCACCCCCCAGAAAGGGGCCTGCGAGACAGGAAGCCGGAGGGAAGAAAGCCACTGGAGTCAAGCGCCGCACATCCTTCTACCTGCCCAAGGACACGTGCAAGCATCTGCACATCAGCTCCCACACGTCTGCCCGCGAAGTCATCGAGGCTCTGCTGAAGAAGTTCACGGTGGTGGACAACCCTGCCAAGTTCGCCCTGTTTGAGCGCAGGGAACGTCACGAGCAAG TGTACCTCCGCAAGATATCGGACGACGAGCGTCCGCTCCGCCTGCGCCTGGCGACCGGACCTGACGAGAAGCTGCTCAGCTTCGTGCTGAAGGAGAACGAGACCGGAGAGGTCAAT TGGCACGCCTTCTCCATGCCGGAGCTGAAGAACTTCCTGCGTATCCTGcaacgagaggaggaggagcacgtgAAGCAAATCATGCAGCGCTACACTTTAGCGAGGACCAGGCTGCAGGAGGCCCTGCCGGGTTCCAGCCCGGGATGA
- the LOC132470417 gene encoding ras association domain-containing protein 1-like isoform X1, which translates to MHLGEVIELRDLRLDTDPIELTSPWVPRSPSRLERTNALRISPGKVPELLSRAGIIRILGESQDPRLKEELGEGHNFQPCSHAQPTWCDLCGDFIWGLYKQSLRCANCRFTCHRRCRTHIQLDCSWDQGGTRRSPTLVEHTIEENDTNVDEPVESRKQEWSVAEVQHKVKEYNSLIHSNLFMNTNRDGSYTGFVKVQFKLARPVSVPPPRKGPARQEAGGKKATGVKRRTSFYLPKDTCKHLHISSHTSAREVIEALLKKFTVVDNPAKFALFERRERHEQVYLRKISDDERPLRLRLATGPDEKLLSFVLKENETGEVNWHAFSMPELKNFLRILQREEEEHVKQIMQRYTLARTRLQEALPGSSPG; encoded by the exons ATGCATTTGGGCGAAGTGATTGAGCTCCGTGACCTTCGGCTGGACACAGACCCGATAGAGCTGACCAGCCCATGGGTTCCTCGGTCACCTTCACGACTGGAGAGGACCAATGCGCTTAGAATCAGCCCAGGAAAGGTGCCAGAACTACTTAGCCGAGCGGGCATTATCCGGATTCTTGGTGAATCCCAGGATCCTCGGCTGAAGGAGGAGTTGGGTGAGGGGCACAACTTCCAGCCCTGCAGTCACGCTCAGCCCACTTGGTGTGACCTGTGCGGAGATTTCATTTGGGGACTTTACAAGCAGAGCCTGCGCTGTGCCA ACTGTAGGTTCACGTGTCACCGACGCTGCCGCACCCACATCCAGTTGGACTGCAGCTGGGACCAGGGGGGCACGCGCCGCTCGCCCACTCTGGTGGAGCACACCATAGAAGAGAACGACACAAATGTG GATGAACCGGTTGAATCGAGGAAACAGGAATGGTCCGTTGCAGAGGTTCAGCACAAGGTGAAGGAGTACAATTCTCTGATCCACAGCAACCTGTTCATGAACACA AACCGAGATGGTTCCTACACCGGCTTCGTGAAGGTGCAGTTCAAGCTGGCTCGCCCCGTCTCGGTCCCACCCCCCAGAAAGGGGCCTGCGAGACAGGAAGCCGGAGGGAAGAAAGCCACTGGAGTCAAGCGCCGCACATCCTTCTACCTGCCCAAGGACACGTGCAAGCATCTGCACATCAGCTCCCACACGTCTGCCCGCGAAGTCATCGAGGCTCTGCTGAAGAAGTTCACGGTGGTGGACAACCCTGCCAAGTTCGCCCTGTTTGAGCGCAGGGAACGTCACGAGCAAG TGTACCTCCGCAAGATATCGGACGACGAGCGTCCGCTCCGCCTGCGCCTGGCGACCGGACCTGACGAGAAGCTGCTCAGCTTCGTGCTGAAGGAGAACGAGACCGGAGAGGTCAAT TGGCACGCCTTCTCCATGCCGGAGCTGAAGAACTTCCTGCGTATCCTGcaacgagaggaggaggagcacgtgAAGCAAATCATGCAGCGCTACACTTTAGCGAGGACCAGGCTGCAGGAGGCCCTGCCGGGTTCCAGCCCGGGATGA
- the zmynd10 gene encoding zinc finger MYND domain-containing protein 10, with product MDASVILPGEGEGYVRCLEAFSLRDVGSQRWFRQHEYVVKLNMQAIISASSAHDEYVKELLVTHRKIPTLVHELILVEVWKQKVFPVLCQLQDFNPKSTFPLYMVIHYEATVINLLETIMFHKDSCEAAEDSVLDLVDYCHRKLTLLASRTSRDGPPTSDQPSPAGTPGDPSTMQELQTQNAALEFEISLKALSVLRYITDHTDSISVINRLLCIHNMPCVLVQLIHCCPWSRYTAGKVEKYMNGTWQKIPPEDHLKMSKLDGQVWLSLYNLLLKEDCQRKYDFNNFNKNTILKLRGFLTEVLIDQLPNLLSFQRFLAHLSVTDPAPPKRDLILEQIPEIWDHIVHENAGKWKAIAKYQVKETFNPSEKDLRQQAHRLAQTYSLDVLESLLPEKPKCGCCGGEATKRCSRCQGEWYCNRECQVKNWSKHKTACKLMAEASEEIQKNFNSQP from the exons ATGGATGCATCAGTAATCTTGCCGGGGGAAGGAGAAGGATATGTTCGATGCCTGGAGGCCTTTTCTCTCAGGGATGTAGGCTCTCAAAG gTGGTTCAGACAACACGAGTATGTAGTGAAACTGAACATGCAAGCCATAATAAGTGCCTCTTCAGCACATGATGAATATGTCAAGGAGCTCCTGGTGACGCATAGAAAG ATACCAACTCTAGTCCATGAGTTGATTCTAGTCGAGGTGTGGAAACAAAAAGTGTTCCCTGTTCTCTGTCAGTTGCAGGACTTCAACCCAAAGAGCACATTTCCTCTTTACATGGTG ATACACTACGAAGCTACTGTCATAAACCTGCTGGAAACAATTATGTTTCATAAG GACTCCTGTGAGGCTGCTGAAGACTCTGTACTTGACTTGGTGGACTACTGCCACCGCAAGCTTACGCTGCTGGCCAGCAGAACCTCCAGGGACGGCCCCCCGACATCGGACCAACCAAGCCCGGCCGGTACCCCTGGGGATCCGTCCACCATGCAG GAGCTGCAGACACAGAACGCGGCGCTGGAGTTTGAGATCTCCCTCAAGGCCTTGTCGGTGCTGCGCTACATCACTGATCATACTGACAG CATCAGTGTGATCAACCGGCTGCTGTGCATCCATAACATGccctgtgtgttggtgcagcTGATTCACTGCTGCCCTTGGAGTCGCTACACAGCAG gCAAAGTTGAGAAGTACATGAACGGCACATGGCAGAAGATCCCCCCTGAAGACCATCTAAAGATGAGCAAGCTGGACGGCCAAGTGTGGCTCTCGCTCTACAACCTGCTTCTCAAGGAAGACTGCCAACGCAAATATGACTTCAACAACTTCAACAAAAATACGATTTTGAAG CTTAGAGGTTTCCTGACAGAAGTTTTGATCGACCAGCTGCCGAACCTACTGTCCTTCCAGCGGTTCCTCGCTCACCTGTCCGTaacagaccccgccccccccaagaGAGATCTCATTCTTGAACAG ATCCCGGAGATCTGGGACCACATTGTGCACGAGAATGCAGGCAAATGGAAGGCCATCGCTAAGTATCAAGTAAAAGAGACGTTCAACCCCTCTGAGAAGGACCTCAGACAACAGGCACATAG ACTAGCACAGACCTACAGCTTGGATGTGCTGGAGAGTCTGCTCCCTGAGAAGCCCAAGTGTGGATGCTGTGGAGGGGAGGCGACTAAGAGATGCTCCCGTTGCCAGGGAGAATGGTACTGCAACAG GGAATGCCAGGTGAAGAACTGGTCCAAACATAAGACTGCATGCAAGCTGATGGCAGAGGCATCCGAGGAAATACAGAAGAACTTCAATAGCCAACCATGA